The following proteins are co-located in the Thermococcus sp. genome:
- a CDS encoding tRNA (N(6)-L-threonylcarbamoyladenosine(37)-C(2))-methylthiotransferase, protein MVRVYVESYGCSRNRADGEIMEAILLRAGYELAESPEKADYVVVNTCAVKDPTELKMARRIRELIDSGKRVIATGCLVHVNPKAIDPRVSGILGVKSIDRIAEAISVAERGGKLISVEGWRERNIDKLELPRLWKPGVSFVIPIGEGCLNACTYCATRFARGVLKSYKPELILKWVKEALARGYKEIILSSEDTGCYGFDIGTNLAKLLDEITAIEGDFRVRVGMMNPNHAIKILDELVEAYLNDKVYRFLHLPVQSGDNEILRRMGRNYTVEEFEEIVRVFRRKIPNLNLNTDIIVGFPGESDEAFQNTVELVKRIRPDKVNVSRYSARPGTIAAKWKQLPGWLVKERSRLLHRLRLQIAYEINKAYTGKTVEVLVHGPGKKGGIEGRTFNYKEIILDSGKSGEITRARVTWAGSTYLRGVVV, encoded by the coding sequence ATGGTCAGGGTTTACGTCGAGAGCTACGGCTGTTCAAGGAACAGGGCCGATGGCGAGATTATGGAAGCCATTCTGCTTAGAGCCGGCTATGAGCTGGCTGAGAGTCCGGAGAAAGCGGACTACGTTGTTGTAAACACCTGCGCCGTCAAAGACCCAACGGAGCTCAAGATGGCGAGGCGAATAAGGGAGCTCATAGATTCGGGGAAGAGGGTCATAGCAACGGGCTGTCTCGTCCACGTGAATCCTAAAGCCATAGACCCCCGCGTTTCCGGAATCCTCGGGGTTAAGAGCATAGACAGAATCGCCGAAGCGATAAGCGTGGCCGAGCGTGGGGGGAAGCTTATAAGCGTCGAGGGCTGGCGAGAGAGGAACATTGACAAGCTCGAACTTCCCAGGCTGTGGAAGCCGGGCGTTTCCTTCGTGATTCCGATAGGAGAGGGCTGTCTGAACGCTTGCACTTACTGCGCGACGCGCTTCGCGAGGGGCGTTCTGAAGAGCTACAAACCCGAGCTTATCCTTAAATGGGTGAAGGAAGCGCTCGCGAGGGGCTATAAGGAGATTATTCTCTCAAGCGAGGACACCGGTTGCTACGGCTTCGACATCGGAACGAACTTGGCAAAACTTCTCGACGAGATAACGGCCATTGAAGGTGACTTCCGGGTTAGAGTAGGCATGATGAACCCAAATCACGCTATAAAAATCCTCGATGAGCTGGTTGAGGCTTACCTGAATGATAAGGTCTACCGTTTTCTCCACCTGCCGGTCCAGAGCGGGGACAATGAAATCCTCAGGAGAATGGGTAGGAACTACACCGTTGAAGAGTTCGAGGAGATAGTGAGGGTCTTCCGGCGAAAAATCCCTAACTTAAACCTCAACACGGACATCATAGTTGGCTTTCCGGGGGAGAGCGATGAAGCGTTCCAAAACACTGTCGAGCTGGTAAAGAGAATAAGGCCGGACAAGGTTAACGTCTCCCGCTACTCGGCGAGGCCCGGAACCATAGCCGCTAAATGGAAACAGTTGCCGGGCTGGCTCGTAAAGGAGCGCTCAAGGCTTCTCCACAGGCTTCGCCTTCAGATAGCCTACGAGATTAACAAAGCCTACACTGGAAAGACGGTTGAAGTTCTCGTCCACGGCCCCGGAAAGAAGGGCGGAATCGAGGGGAGGACCTTCAACTACAAGGAGATAATCCTCGACTCAGGGAAATCCGGCGAAATCACAAGGGCTAGAGTTACTTGGGCCGGTTCCACGTATCTCCGGGGAGTTGTTGTTTGA
- a CDS encoding cupin domain-containing protein codes for MFVGYYKDVPEKDTGFEGVTIRWLVSPKLGAKNFAMRYFVMKKGAEIPIHQHDWEHEIFIVKGEGIITNGKDEHHVKAGNFLYVPPNEPHGYKALSDTFEFLCIIPAKKEAIPEEEWA; via the coding sequence ATGTTCGTGGGATATTACAAAGATGTTCCGGAGAAGGACACCGGATTTGAGGGCGTAACCATCAGGTGGCTCGTTTCTCCAAAGCTTGGAGCCAAGAACTTCGCCATGCGCTATTTTGTCATGAAGAAAGGAGCCGAAATTCCGATTCACCAGCACGACTGGGAACACGAGATTTTCATCGTCAAGGGCGAGGGGATAATAACCAACGGAAAGGATGAACACCACGTTAAAGCCGGGAACTTCCTATACGTCCCGCCAAACGAGCCCCACGGATACAAAGCTCTGAGCGACACCTTCGAGTTCCTCTGCATAATTCCGGCCAAAAAGGAGGCAATTCCAGAGGAGGAGTGGGCCTAA
- a CDS encoding metallophosphoesterase has protein sequence MKRLLGIVLVLVVLAGGCIGSTQTSSTSNGQTSTTTTGINFSKYPTGKVIGSWWKLFNETFYVSEGYESLVKHYFPEAKVKPFSEFKGSGIVVLSPEDEVKSKVLFGKPVQVQELEPFGYIAYKYGTHLPGPWLGVIAIMDSDRGPVMVVSGTSKAGVGASLYFLRGLKDGKLSVDPNSIVRSGSFEGIVLKEIGDVNFNGIPDEDEHYELYQLLYDEPFNYYWRVVKGENITVSGGFIRLVNGTTVYIRALGFNVTVNVKNSKNVPITYVLENVNPELMVLPENAKVLDNTTVEFTTDKASFSVVAKNVSNYTVLAFGDHRPASGDKPPAVFLQIMKDINGEKGAFVIDGGDLVYSGTIYQWANLMEVWHWNKPIFIAVGNHEYQGEGVSIFHYYFGPTDYAFSLGNYRYIFANDISNDYSLTDEQFAWIKEQLELAKKRGERPVIVMHAPPYDPRPGGDDHAMSESSAQKLLKLMKEYNAFGIFSHIHIYWNGTYDGVHFIITGGGGAPLYAPPNEGGFYHYVVLTMESGGKINIKVVKVSS, from the coding sequence ATGAAGCGCCTGCTTGGAATCGTTCTGGTACTCGTTGTCCTGGCCGGTGGGTGCATAGGCTCGACCCAGACATCGAGCACATCAAACGGACAGACGTCCACCACAACAACCGGGATTAATTTCTCCAAGTATCCTACGGGGAAAGTAATTGGAAGCTGGTGGAAGCTCTTTAACGAGACCTTCTACGTCAGCGAGGGCTATGAAAGTCTGGTCAAGCACTACTTCCCGGAGGCAAAGGTTAAGCCGTTCTCCGAGTTTAAGGGAAGCGGTATAGTTGTCCTCTCGCCGGAGGACGAGGTTAAGTCAAAGGTGCTCTTTGGGAAACCGGTTCAGGTTCAGGAGCTTGAACCATTCGGTTACATAGCCTACAAGTACGGAACACACCTTCCGGGGCCGTGGCTGGGGGTAATAGCGATAATGGACTCGGACAGGGGTCCAGTCATGGTCGTAAGCGGAACCAGTAAGGCCGGTGTTGGAGCTTCCCTCTACTTCCTCAGGGGACTCAAGGACGGAAAGCTCAGCGTTGACCCGAATTCCATCGTCCGCTCGGGTTCCTTTGAGGGAATCGTTCTGAAGGAAATAGGCGACGTCAACTTCAACGGTATTCCCGATGAGGACGAGCACTACGAACTCTACCAGCTCCTCTACGATGAGCCCTTCAACTACTACTGGCGCGTTGTTAAAGGCGAGAACATCACAGTCAGCGGGGGCTTCATAAGGCTCGTCAACGGCACTACTGTCTACATAAGGGCCCTCGGCTTCAACGTTACCGTTAATGTCAAGAACTCAAAGAACGTTCCGATAACGTACGTTCTGGAGAACGTAAATCCAGAGCTGATGGTCCTCCCGGAGAACGCCAAGGTTCTCGACAACACGACCGTTGAGTTCACCACAGATAAGGCGAGCTTCTCGGTAGTGGCAAAGAACGTGAGCAACTACACCGTTCTCGCTTTCGGTGACCACAGGCCTGCGAGCGGTGACAAACCACCGGCTGTGTTCCTCCAGATAATGAAGGATATAAACGGGGAGAAGGGCGCCTTCGTCATAGACGGCGGTGACCTCGTCTACTCGGGCACAATCTACCAGTGGGCCAACCTCATGGAGGTCTGGCACTGGAACAAGCCGATTTTCATAGCCGTTGGAAACCACGAGTACCAGGGTGAGGGGGTTAGTATCTTCCACTACTACTTCGGACCAACCGACTACGCCTTCAGCCTTGGAAACTACCGCTACATCTTTGCCAACGACATAAGCAACGACTACAGCCTCACCGATGAGCAGTTTGCATGGATTAAGGAACAGCTTGAACTGGCCAAAAAGCGCGGTGAGAGGCCAGTCATAGTTATGCACGCTCCTCCCTACGACCCGAGGCCCGGAGGAGACGACCATGCCATGAGCGAGTCCAGTGCCCAAAAACTCCTCAAGCTGATGAAGGAATACAATGCCTTTGGAATCTTCAGCCACATTCACATCTACTGGAACGGAACCTACGACGGGGTTCACTTCATCATAACGGGCGGTGGAGGGGCTCCCCTATATGCCCCACCAAATGAAGGCGGTTTCTATCACTACGTTGTCCTTACGATGGAAAGCGGAGGCAAGATTAACATAAAGGTGGTTAAAGTATCTTCCTGA
- a CDS encoding TRAM domain-containing protein, with protein sequence MYGDRYGYGRNYGNEAPVKVGERYTVKIESLGKGGDGIAKIQGFVVFVPNTQVGDEVEIVINSVKRKFAFASVIE encoded by the coding sequence ATGTACGGAGATAGATATGGATATGGAAGAAACTATGGAAACGAGGCCCCTGTTAAGGTTGGAGAGCGCTACACCGTTAAGATTGAGAGCCTTGGCAAGGGTGGAGATGGAATCGCCAAGATTCAGGGCTTCGTTGTGTTCGTCCCGAACACTCAGGTCGGGGACGAAGTCGAGATTGTGATTAACTCCGTCAAGAGGAAGTTCGCTTTCGCTTCAGTCATCGAGTGA
- a CDS encoding inorganic phosphate transporter has translation MDPLLLVTVILGFAMAWNIGANDVANSMGTAVGARAITPKQAAIIAGTMNFLGAYFFGKSVADTIRKGILNVNMIHDPMVIVYGSLSALLAASIWLIFATYNGLPVSTTHSIIGGIVGYGLVYAGSGIVDWGKLGQVVLSWILSPIFGAIVAFFVFKAIRGTILARDDPLRSARHWAPFWTGLAFIVIGTMFYIKVLHGSDLAKGVIFYGIPTGFVVFLLTYALIRVKFKPSDPYIGVESIFRKVQVVTSGYVALAHGSNDVANAVGPIAAAYAVLTVGLSGMKVPVPRWILALGGLGIAIGIFMYGYKVMETVGKKITELTNTRGFSIDFSAATVILVASWLGMPISTTHTVVGAVVGVGLARGVKAINTSILRDIIISWFVTVPVAGLISAVIFKILLLVG, from the coding sequence ATGGATCCGCTGTTGCTGGTAACGGTGATTCTCGGTTTTGCTATGGCGTGGAACATCGGTGCCAACGACGTGGCGAACTCCATGGGAACGGCTGTCGGGGCTAGGGCAATAACACCAAAACAGGCAGCTATTATAGCGGGGACAATGAACTTCCTCGGTGCCTATTTCTTCGGGAAAAGCGTCGCCGATACCATTAGGAAGGGGATACTCAATGTGAACATGATTCATGACCCAATGGTTATAGTCTACGGTTCTCTTTCCGCCCTTTTGGCGGCTAGCATTTGGTTAATATTTGCGACATACAACGGACTGCCGGTTTCTACAACTCACTCCATAATCGGGGGGATAGTGGGTTACGGTCTCGTTTACGCGGGGAGTGGTATAGTGGACTGGGGGAAGCTTGGCCAGGTGGTTCTCAGCTGGATTCTGTCTCCGATATTTGGAGCAATCGTAGCTTTCTTCGTGTTCAAGGCGATAAGGGGGACGATTCTTGCAAGGGACGACCCTCTAAGAAGCGCCAGACACTGGGCGCCCTTCTGGACCGGTCTGGCTTTTATAGTTATCGGAACGATGTTTTACATCAAGGTTCTGCACGGCTCTGATTTAGCTAAGGGCGTCATCTTCTACGGTATCCCAACAGGATTCGTCGTGTTCCTCCTTACATACGCGCTCATAAGGGTTAAATTCAAGCCAAGTGACCCTTACATTGGGGTTGAGAGCATATTCCGGAAGGTTCAGGTCGTTACCTCCGGCTACGTTGCCCTTGCCCACGGTTCCAACGATGTTGCCAACGCCGTTGGGCCCATAGCGGCCGCCTATGCTGTTCTGACAGTTGGGTTGAGTGGCATGAAAGTTCCCGTTCCGAGGTGGATACTGGCCCTCGGTGGCCTTGGCATAGCTATTGGAATTTTCATGTACGGTTACAAGGTCATGGAGACTGTGGGGAAGAAGATCACTGAGCTCACTAACACGAGGGGTTTTTCCATAGACTTCTCTGCCGCCACGGTTATACTCGTTGCCAGCTGGCTGGGAATGCCGATTTCCACAACGCATACCGTCGTCGGGGCCGTAGTTGGAGTTGGCCTTGCAAGGGGAGTTAAGGCGATAAACACTTCAATCTTGAGGGATATAATCATTTCGTGGTTCGTCACGGTTCCTGTTGCGGGTTTGATAAGTGCCGTTATATTCAAGATCCTCCTGCTCGTGGGGTGA
- a CDS encoding signal peptidase I, whose product MTKLQFSVVLSYVFITFTVLILILHFVFGFQYVVILTDSMKPHINPGDLVVTKPVSPSELHVGDVILYEIHIGNSTYRIVHRIVAIRTDNSGRIYFITKGDNRKYTDPWRVYPEQVIGKVILVIPKVGMIWYYTPLIVLLIFLFIIGTIAYEIALILLEEEPPKPKWSKPSLLAIKRKKLKRYYRR is encoded by the coding sequence ATGACTAAACTTCAGTTTTCCGTTGTTCTATCTTATGTATTCATTACTTTCACTGTTCTAATTCTCATTCTCCACTTTGTTTTCGGTTTTCAGTACGTTGTTATCCTGACGGACTCAATGAAACCCCACATAAACCCCGGCGACTTGGTTGTAACAAAACCCGTTTCCCCCTCGGAGCTCCATGTTGGCGATGTTATACTCTATGAAATTCACATTGGAAACTCAACATATAGAATAGTCCACAGAATAGTTGCCATTAGGACAGATAACAGTGGGAGAATTTATTTTATAACAAAGGGTGACAACAGGAAGTATACGGATCCTTGGCGCGTCTACCCTGAGCAGGTTATAGGAAAAGTGATTCTGGTCATTCCAAAGGTTGGCATGATATGGTATTACACGCCTCTTATCGTTCTTCTGATATTTCTGTTCATAATAGGGACTATAGCCTATGAGATAGCTCTCATTCTGCTCGAGGAGGAACCGCCCAAACCCAAGTGGTCAAAACCTTCCCTTCTTGCCATCAAAAGGAAAAAGTTGAAAAGGTATTACAGGCGTTAG